In the genome of Streptomyces sp. V2I9, one region contains:
- the npdG gene encoding NADPH-dependent F420 reductase: MTTQDSGNAPKPPAKDPWDLPDVSGLSVGVLGGTGPQGRGLAYRLARAGQKVTLGSRDAARAEQAAAELGFGVEGADNAECARRSDIVIVAVPWDGHAATLQALREELAGKLVIDCVNPLGFDKKGAYALKPEEGSAAEQAAALLPDSRVTAAFHHLSAVLLQDETIEEIDTDVLVLGEARADTDIVQALASRIPGMRGIFAGRLRNAHQVESLVANLISVNRRYKAHAGLRATDV; this comes from the coding sequence ATGACTACACAGGACAGCGGCAACGCGCCCAAGCCCCCCGCCAAGGACCCCTGGGACCTGCCGGACGTCTCCGGCCTGAGCGTCGGTGTGCTCGGCGGGACCGGACCGCAGGGGCGGGGCCTCGCCTACCGGCTCGCCCGCGCCGGGCAGAAGGTCACCCTCGGCTCCCGCGACGCGGCCCGCGCCGAGCAGGCGGCGGCCGAGCTGGGCTTCGGCGTCGAGGGCGCGGACAACGCCGAGTGCGCCCGGCGCAGCGACATCGTGATCGTCGCCGTGCCGTGGGACGGCCACGCGGCGACGCTCCAGGCACTGCGCGAGGAGTTGGCGGGCAAGCTCGTCATCGACTGCGTCAACCCGCTCGGCTTCGACAAGAAGGGCGCCTACGCCCTCAAGCCGGAGGAGGGCAGCGCCGCCGAGCAGGCCGCCGCCCTGCTCCCGGACTCACGGGTCACCGCCGCCTTCCACCACCTGTCGGCCGTGCTGCTCCAGGACGAGACCATCGAGGAGATCGACACCGACGTGCTGGTCCTGGGCGAGGCGCGGGCCGACACGGACATCGTGCAGGCGCTGGCGAGCCGTATCCCCGGTATGCGCGGCATCTTCGCGGGCCGGCTCCGCAACGCCCACCAGGTCGAGTCGCTGGTCGCCAACCTGATCTCGGTCAACCGCCGCTACAAGGCCCACGCCGGACTGCGCGCCACCGACGTCTGA
- a CDS encoding MFS transporter, whose product MRALLPDLAPWRSSADFRLLWVQGLVTYFGSFMALIALPLQIKELTGSPLAVGAMGAVELVPLVVFGLYGGALADSADRRRVILLTEAGLGVLAAILLVNSLLPEPLLWPLYVVAGGVSALAGLQRPALDSLMARIVPHAQQTAAAALNSLRWQIGAIAGPALAGLVVAYAGHGTAYGVTVCTFAVSVVLCLRLSPAPPAGDARKPSLRGIVEGARYAWSRPVLLGTYAIDLAAMFFAFPNTIFPFLADELDAEWSLGLMYAAGSVGSLALGLTSGWTGRVRRHGLFVVFGAAAWGLAIAAAGWFSSVWVVLVCLAVAGAGDMLSGLGRATIWNQTIPEELRGRLAGIEVLSYSVGPQLGQVRAGAMAGWTGTRSAIWTGGVACVASVALLTAALPKLVRYDSETDEDAVRRRAARAEA is encoded by the coding sequence ATCCGCGCCCTGCTCCCGGACCTCGCGCCGTGGCGCTCCTCGGCCGACTTCCGGCTGCTGTGGGTCCAGGGCCTCGTCACGTACTTCGGCAGCTTCATGGCGCTCATCGCGCTGCCGCTCCAGATCAAGGAGCTCACCGGCTCCCCGCTCGCGGTCGGGGCGATGGGCGCGGTGGAGCTGGTCCCGCTGGTGGTGTTCGGGCTGTACGGGGGCGCGCTCGCGGACTCGGCCGACCGACGCCGGGTCATCCTGCTCACCGAGGCGGGGCTCGGCGTGCTCGCCGCGATCCTGCTGGTGAACTCCCTGCTGCCCGAGCCGCTGCTGTGGCCGCTGTACGTGGTGGCCGGCGGGGTGTCCGCGCTGGCCGGGCTCCAGCGGCCCGCGCTGGACTCCCTCATGGCGCGGATCGTGCCGCACGCCCAGCAGACGGCCGCGGCCGCGCTGAACTCGCTGCGCTGGCAGATCGGGGCCATCGCGGGCCCGGCGCTGGCGGGCCTGGTGGTGGCGTACGCCGGTCACGGCACGGCGTACGGGGTGACGGTGTGCACGTTCGCCGTCTCCGTCGTGCTCTGCCTGCGGCTCTCCCCCGCCCCGCCGGCCGGTGACGCCCGGAAGCCGTCGCTGCGCGGGATCGTCGAGGGGGCGCGGTACGCCTGGAGCCGCCCGGTACTGCTGGGGACGTACGCGATCGACCTGGCCGCGATGTTCTTCGCCTTCCCGAACACGATCTTCCCGTTCCTGGCGGACGAGCTGGACGCGGAGTGGTCGCTGGGCCTGATGTACGCGGCGGGCTCGGTCGGCTCGCTGGCGCTGGGGCTGACCAGCGGCTGGACGGGCCGGGTACGCCGGCACGGGCTGTTCGTGGTGTTCGGCGCGGCCGCGTGGGGGCTGGCGATCGCCGCGGCGGGCTGGTTCTCCAGCGTGTGGGTGGTGCTGGTCTGCCTGGCCGTGGCGGGGGCGGGCGACATGCTGAGCGGCCTGGGGCGGGCGACGATCTGGAACCAGACGATCCCGGAGGAGCTGCGGGGCCGGCTGGCGGGCATCGAGGTGCTGTCGTACAGCGTCGGCCCGCAGCTGGGCCAGGTGCGGGCCGGGGCGATGGCGGGCTGGACGGGGACCCGGTCGGCGATCTGGACGGGCGGGGTGGCGTGCGTCGCGTCGGTCGCGCTGCTGACGGCGGCCCTGCCGAAGCTGGTGCGGTACGACTCCGAGACGGACGAGGACGCGGTCCGGAGGCGGGCGGCGCGGGCGGAGGCATGA
- the map gene encoding type I methionyl aminopeptidase encodes MSGQSLLVPGEITPVRSVPGKIRRPEYVGKPAPTPYTGPEVQDAETVERMRVAGRIAAQAMEEAARHIAPGVTTDELDRVAHEFMLDHHAYPSTLGYRGFPKSLCTSVNEVICHGIPDSTVLRDGDIVNLDVTAYIDGVHGDNNATYLCGEVDEESRLLVERTRESLNRAIKAVRPGRQINVIGRVIESYAKRFGYGVVRDFTGHGINTSFHSGLIIPHYDSPHATTVMQPGMTFTIEPMLTLGTHEYDMWEDGWTVVTKDRKRTAQFEHTLVVTEAGADILTLP; translated from the coding sequence ATGTCTGGCCAGTCGCTTCTCGTACCAGGGGAGATCACTCCCGTCCGTTCCGTACCCGGAAAAATCCGGCGCCCCGAGTACGTGGGGAAGCCGGCTCCGACGCCGTACACCGGCCCGGAGGTCCAGGACGCCGAAACCGTGGAGCGGATGCGCGTCGCGGGCCGTATCGCCGCACAGGCGATGGAGGAGGCCGCCCGGCACATCGCTCCGGGCGTCACGACGGACGAGCTGGACCGGGTCGCCCATGAGTTCATGCTCGACCACCACGCGTACCCCTCCACCCTCGGCTACCGGGGCTTCCCGAAGTCGCTGTGCACCTCGGTCAACGAGGTCATCTGCCACGGCATCCCCGACTCCACCGTGCTGCGCGACGGCGACATCGTGAACCTGGACGTCACCGCGTACATCGACGGGGTGCACGGCGACAACAACGCCACCTACCTCTGCGGCGAGGTGGACGAGGAGTCCCGGCTGCTGGTCGAGCGCACGCGGGAGTCCCTGAACCGGGCCATCAAGGCGGTCCGGCCGGGGCGGCAGATCAACGTGATCGGCCGGGTCATCGAGTCGTACGCGAAACGGTTCGGCTACGGGGTCGTCCGCGACTTCACCGGCCACGGCATCAACACCTCGTTCCACTCCGGCCTGATCATCCCGCACTACGACAGCCCGCACGCCACCACCGTGATGCAGCCCGGCATGACCTTCACCATCGAGCCGATGCTGACGCTGGGCACCCACGAGTACGACATGTGGGAGGACGGCTGGACCGTGGTGACGAAGGACCGGAAGCGGACGGCCCAGTTCGAGCACACCCTGGTGGTCACGGAGGCCGGGGCGGACATCCTCACCCTTCCGTGA
- a CDS encoding heme oxygenase (biliverdin-producing), which yields MDATATVTPFSTLIRTASHEQHTEAETSTFMSDLLGGRLGVDAYTRYTEQLWFVYRALEEGAEALRDDPVAGPFVQPELERSTELERDLAHLRGADWREGLAPLPATAAYAARVAECARTWPGGYIAHHYTRYLGDLSGGQIIRDKAEKTWGFERKGDGVRFYVFERITNPAAFKRGYRELLDAVDADDLEKQRIVEECKRAFALNTAVFRELGEVFPLSA from the coding sequence TTGGACGCAACCGCCACCGTCACTCCGTTCTCGACGCTGATCCGCACCGCGTCGCACGAGCAGCACACCGAGGCCGAGACCTCGACCTTCATGAGTGACCTGCTCGGCGGGCGGCTGGGAGTCGACGCGTACACGCGCTACACCGAGCAGCTGTGGTTCGTGTACCGGGCCCTGGAGGAGGGCGCGGAGGCCCTGCGCGACGACCCGGTCGCCGGTCCGTTCGTCCAGCCCGAGCTGGAGCGCTCCACCGAGCTGGAGCGCGACCTCGCGCATCTGCGCGGGGCCGACTGGCGCGAGGGCCTCGCGCCCCTGCCCGCCACGGCGGCGTACGCGGCCCGTGTCGCGGAGTGCGCGCGCACCTGGCCCGGCGGCTACATAGCCCACCACTACACGCGCTACCTGGGCGACCTGTCGGGCGGTCAGATCATCCGCGACAAGGCGGAGAAGACCTGGGGCTTCGAGCGCAAGGGCGACGGCGTCCGGTTCTACGTCTTCGAGAGGATCACCAACCCGGCCGCCTTCAAGCGGGGTTACCGGGAGCTGCTGGACGCGGTGGACGCGGACGACCTGGAGAAGCAGCGGATCGTCGAGGAGTGCAAGCGGGCGTTCGCGCTGAACACCGCGGTCTTCCGCGAGCTGGGCGAGGTCTTCCCGCTGAGCGCGTGA
- a CDS encoding HtaA domain-containing protein: MAATRHPLTLAAAVATAAALGATFALPALAAEGSPEAAPAPKLELVDGTLDWGVLADFRRYVAGPIAQGRITVTDGAEQAAGNGVFTFTDGKGSYDTSTHDSDTAFRGSVRFEGHHGVLDVRIGDLKVRSGRESGTITADFTSKKMDGTVVTKDDAVIADLDMTAAEPGGGADGAMVFAGIPATLTADGEDAFAGFYEKGKALDPATLSVKQAPKPPVTPPATPPATPPASGEPTGEPGTAPAPSASRADDPVSGPVVDGTLNWGVKERFRAYVLGPIAHGKVETSEGAAVSGDGYRFGKATGRVDADKNTLNAAFRGKVRFLGHETSGAYELDLSLSNVKVDVKGTSGKLLADVSTKPRPSRANPEPAVKVLTGVPFADLKVPAGALAAKDGIVHLKGVPATLTEDGAKAFSGMYPKGERLDALNVAVSLDRDARLPDGSKGGYENCAAAEAAGAAPVKKGEAGYSTGLDADGDGVACEPGESTGGSGSTTGGAATGGGGTVGGGSAGGSAGGSGALASTGSDLPAGALIAASGVVVAAGAGVVFAARRRRDVTS, from the coding sequence ATGGCAGCAACACGCCACCCCCTGACCCTCGCCGCCGCCGTCGCCACGGCCGCAGCCCTGGGCGCGACCTTCGCCCTGCCCGCCCTCGCCGCCGAAGGCTCGCCCGAGGCCGCGCCCGCCCCGAAGCTGGAGCTGGTGGACGGCACGCTGGACTGGGGCGTTCTCGCGGACTTCCGCAGGTACGTCGCGGGTCCCATCGCGCAGGGCAGGATCACTGTCACGGACGGCGCCGAACAGGCCGCAGGCAACGGGGTGTTCACCTTCACCGACGGCAAGGGCTCGTACGACACCTCGACGCACGACTCCGACACGGCGTTCCGGGGAAGCGTCCGGTTCGAGGGCCACCACGGCGTGCTCGACGTCAGGATCGGCGACCTCAAGGTCCGTTCGGGCCGCGAGAGTGGCACCATCACCGCCGACTTCACCAGCAAGAAGATGGACGGCACCGTCGTCACCAAGGACGACGCCGTCATCGCCGATCTCGACATGACCGCCGCCGAGCCCGGCGGCGGCGCGGACGGCGCGATGGTCTTCGCCGGCATCCCCGCCACGCTGACCGCCGACGGCGAGGACGCGTTCGCCGGCTTCTACGAGAAGGGCAAGGCGCTCGACCCGGCGACGCTCTCGGTCAAGCAGGCGCCCAAGCCCCCGGTCACGCCCCCGGCCACCCCTCCCGCGACGCCGCCGGCCTCCGGCGAGCCCACCGGCGAACCGGGCACCGCGCCGGCCCCGTCCGCCTCCCGCGCCGACGATCCCGTCAGCGGCCCCGTGGTGGACGGCACCCTGAACTGGGGCGTCAAGGAGCGGTTCCGCGCGTACGTCCTCGGCCCGATCGCGCACGGCAAGGTCGAGACCAGCGAGGGTGCCGCCGTCTCCGGCGACGGCTACCGGTTCGGCAAGGCCACCGGCCGGGTCGACGCCGACAAGAACACGCTGAACGCCGCCTTCCGGGGCAAGGTGCGCTTCCTCGGCCACGAGACCTCCGGCGCGTACGAACTCGACCTCTCCCTCAGCAACGTGAAGGTCGACGTCAAGGGCACCAGCGGCAAACTCCTCGCCGACGTCTCCACCAAGCCGCGCCCGAGCCGGGCGAACCCGGAGCCCGCGGTGAAGGTCCTCACCGGCGTGCCCTTCGCAGACCTGAAGGTGCCCGCGGGTGCGCTCGCCGCCAAGGACGGCATCGTGCACCTCAAGGGCGTCCCGGCGACCCTCACCGAGGACGGAGCCAAGGCGTTCAGCGGCATGTACCCGAAGGGCGAGCGGCTCGACGCGCTGAACGTCGCGGTCTCCCTCGACCGGGACGCCCGGCTCCCGGACGGCTCGAAGGGCGGCTACGAGAACTGCGCGGCGGCCGAGGCGGCCGGAGCGGCCCCCGTCAAGAAGGGCGAGGCGGGGTACTCGACCGGCCTCGACGCGGACGGTGACGGCGTCGCCTGCGAGCCGGGCGAGTCCACCGGCGGCTCCGGCTCCACCACCGGCGGTGCGGCCACCGGCGGCGGTGGCACGGTCGGGGGCGGCTCCGCCGGCGGTTCGGCGGGAGGCTCCGGCGCCCTCGCCTCCACCGGCTCCGACCTCCCGGCCGGCGCCTTGATCGCCGCCTCCGGCGTCGTCGTGGCGGCCGGTGCCGGTGTCGTGTTCGCGGCGCGCCGCCGCCGTGACGTCACCTCCTGA
- a CDS encoding HtaA domain-containing protein, whose product MPSSRFIRALAVVLLAVLLGALLPAAAQAASRTVQGGRLDWGIKSSFQSYVTGPIAGGSWSLTGGAATVGGSRFRFHSATGSYDPASGTLASGFSGGVHFTGHRKADGGHELDLTISRPTIRISGGSGMLHADMASTERGTGKVTRRSQVPLARLGLGGIDMKGGSTPVVLTGVPTTLTAEGASAFAGYYTAGTPLDPIDLSVDTRGAAAEPEASAPEKKDDGAQGEKATAEKKAGRFEDAAVDWGVRRTFREYVTGPIGQGAWTLTGGARDGGALFRFPQGKGTYDAKKQTLDADFGGSVRFTGEHGLDLTFAAVSVSVSEGEGTLSADVTSEGRTTKDVPVVTFAAEDFAPKDGLAALSEAPATLTAEGAEAFGSLYTAGTAMDPVSLAVTVDEKAELPALPDLGSEPAAAAEPAKKVAERPSAAPAAASSGPGSGSGPDTSVWAAIGGGVLLLAAGAFFALRRRGSGPSSGTGAGTAAGSDAAATSGSETDATTGSDAPTTS is encoded by the coding sequence ATGCCGTCGTCCAGATTCATCCGTGCGCTTGCCGTCGTGCTCCTCGCGGTCCTGCTGGGGGCCCTGCTCCCCGCCGCCGCGCAAGCGGCGAGCCGCACGGTGCAGGGCGGCCGACTGGACTGGGGCATCAAGTCCTCCTTCCAGAGCTACGTCACCGGGCCCATCGCGGGCGGCAGTTGGAGCCTGACCGGCGGCGCGGCCACGGTCGGCGGCAGCCGGTTCCGCTTCCACTCGGCGACCGGCTCCTACGACCCGGCCTCCGGAACACTCGCCTCCGGCTTCTCCGGCGGAGTGCACTTCACCGGCCACCGGAAGGCCGACGGCGGCCATGAGCTGGACCTCACCATCAGCCGCCCCACGATCCGGATCAGCGGCGGCAGCGGCATGCTCCACGCGGACATGGCCAGTACGGAGCGGGGGACCGGCAAGGTCACCCGGCGCTCCCAGGTCCCGCTGGCCCGGCTCGGCCTCGGCGGGATCGACATGAAGGGCGGTTCCACCCCCGTCGTCCTCACAGGCGTGCCCACCACGCTGACCGCCGAGGGTGCTTCCGCCTTCGCCGGCTACTACACCGCCGGCACCCCCCTCGACCCGATCGACCTCTCTGTCGACACCCGCGGTGCGGCAGCCGAGCCGGAAGCGTCCGCCCCGGAGAAGAAGGACGACGGCGCGCAGGGCGAGAAGGCGACGGCGGAGAAGAAGGCGGGCCGCTTCGAGGACGCCGCCGTCGACTGGGGTGTCCGACGCACCTTCCGCGAGTACGTCACCGGCCCCATCGGCCAGGGCGCGTGGACGCTCACCGGCGGAGCGCGGGACGGCGGGGCCCTGTTCCGCTTCCCGCAGGGCAAGGGCACGTACGACGCGAAGAAGCAGACGCTCGACGCGGACTTCGGCGGCAGTGTCCGCTTCACCGGCGAACACGGCCTCGATCTGACGTTCGCCGCCGTCTCCGTCTCCGTCTCCGAGGGTGAGGGCACCCTGTCGGCCGACGTCACCAGCGAGGGCAGAACCACGAAGGACGTCCCGGTCGTCACCTTCGCCGCCGAGGACTTCGCCCCGAAGGACGGCCTCGCCGCCCTCTCCGAAGCCCCCGCCACCCTCACCGCCGAAGGCGCCGAGGCGTTCGGCTCCCTGTACACGGCGGGTACCGCGATGGACCCGGTCTCGCTCGCCGTGACCGTCGACGAGAAGGCCGAACTGCCCGCGCTGCCCGACCTCGGCAGCGAACCGGCCGCGGCCGCCGAACCGGCGAAGAAGGTGGCGGAGCGGCCCTCCGCCGCACCGGCCGCCGCCTCCTCCGGCCCCGGCTCCGGCTCCGGACCGGACACGAGCGTCTGGGCGGCCATCGGCGGCGGTGTGCTGCTGCTCGCCGCCGGGGCCTTCTTCGCTCTGCGCCGTCGCGGGTCAGGACCGAGCTCCGGGACCGGGGCCGGGACCGCCGCAGGCTCCGACGCCGCCGCCACCTCGGGCTCCGAGACCGACGCGACCACGGGCTCCGATGCCCCCACGACCTCCTGA
- a CDS encoding hemin ABC transporter substrate-binding protein produces the protein MHISQDFAPWATGGPAGPDAGGAARRRPARGSAVAALTTAVAFALVLTGCGGGGSSTPASSSVKGSAAADRVEPLAAVPVPRLPVTVDSADGTKVTIDSTDRIVPLTGSLNEIVFTLGFDRQVVARDITATFEQAEKLPVVTRAHDVSAESVLSLKPTIVLADTTTGPSEAIDQIRDAGIPLLVVEPATELADVGRRIDTVAEALGVPSAGAELKKRTEDRIAAVRAAVPATPDGRKPRVAFLYLRGSAAVYLLGGAESGAGSLLEAAGAVDAGKESGLDKDFTAITSEALAKAAPDAILLMTKGFASVGGMEGLVKIPGIAETPAGMDRRVVTVDDGMLLNYGPRTDRVLTEIVEQLYAKGGGGR, from the coding sequence GTGCACATCTCGCAGGACTTCGCCCCCTGGGCGACCGGGGGGCCCGCGGGCCCGGACGCCGGAGGAGCCGCCCGCCGCCGTCCGGCCCGAGGCAGTGCGGTCGCCGCCCTCACCACAGCGGTGGCCTTCGCGCTGGTGCTGACCGGGTGCGGAGGAGGCGGGAGTTCCACCCCGGCATCCTCGTCCGTCAAGGGCTCCGCCGCAGCGGACCGGGTCGAGCCGCTGGCCGCCGTGCCCGTGCCGAGGCTGCCGGTGACGGTCGACTCGGCGGACGGCACGAAAGTCACGATCGACTCCACCGACCGGATCGTGCCGCTGACGGGGTCACTCAACGAGATCGTCTTCACGCTCGGCTTCGACCGGCAGGTGGTCGCGCGCGACATCACCGCCACCTTCGAACAGGCGGAGAAGCTCCCGGTGGTGACGAGGGCCCATGACGTGTCGGCGGAGAGCGTGCTCTCGCTCAAGCCGACGATCGTCCTCGCCGACACCACCACCGGGCCGAGCGAGGCGATCGACCAGATCCGCGACGCGGGCATCCCGCTGCTCGTCGTCGAGCCCGCCACGGAACTGGCCGACGTCGGCCGCCGCATCGACACCGTCGCCGAGGCCCTCGGCGTACCGTCGGCGGGCGCCGAGCTGAAGAAGCGGACCGAGGACCGGATCGCGGCCGTCCGGGCGGCCGTTCCGGCCACCCCCGATGGGAGGAAGCCGCGGGTCGCCTTCCTCTATCTGCGCGGTTCGGCCGCCGTCTATCTGCTGGGCGGCGCGGAGTCCGGGGCCGGTTCGCTGCTGGAGGCGGCGGGCGCGGTGGACGCCGGCAAGGAGTCCGGGCTGGACAAGGACTTCACCGCCATCACCAGCGAGGCGCTCGCCAAGGCCGCGCCGGACGCGATCCTGCTGATGACCAAGGGGTTCGCGTCGGTCGGCGGCATGGAGGGGCTGGTGAAGATCCCCGGCATCGCGGAGACCCCGGCCGGCATGGACCGCCGGGTCGTCACCGTGGACGACGGGATGCTGCTCAACTACGGGCCGCGCACCGACCGGGTGCTCACCGAGATCGTCGAGCAGCTGTACGCGAAGGGCGGCGGGGGCCGGTGA
- a CDS encoding iron ABC transporter permease has product MPRNPSGRRPRRRPRTWPAHRPAPRRRRRTFVLTLALTLALLLGCLLSAAIGAYSIPLGDVLSSVQHRAGLGGHALDRVGESVLWNVRLPRVVLALLVGASLGCAGALMQGVFGNPLAEPGVIGISAGAAVGAVASIALGLSFFGNWTITVCAFVAGLATVLLVYALSRSGGRTEVVTLILTGIAVNAFAGALIGLFLFFADNAQITQITFWQLGSLAQATWPKVLAVLPCALAGLLVAPVHARKLDLLALGERPARHLGVDVERLRIVLVLVVALLTAAAVAVAGIISFVGLLVPHLLRMANGPGHRFLVPGSALGGALVLVAGDLAARTVAAPAELPLGVLTALFGSPFFFWLLRRTRRRQGGWA; this is encoded by the coding sequence CTGCCCCGGAACCCGTCCGGGCGACGGCCCCGGAGGCGACCCCGGACGTGGCCGGCGCACCGCCCGGCCCCCCGCCGCCGCCGCAGGACGTTCGTGCTCACCCTGGCGCTCACGCTCGCCCTGCTCCTGGGCTGCCTGCTGTCCGCCGCGATCGGCGCGTACAGCATCCCGCTCGGGGACGTCCTCTCCTCCGTCCAGCACCGGGCCGGGCTCGGCGGCCACGCGCTCGACCGGGTCGGCGAGAGCGTCCTGTGGAACGTACGGCTCCCCCGCGTCGTCCTCGCACTGCTCGTCGGCGCCTCCCTCGGCTGCGCGGGCGCGCTGATGCAGGGCGTGTTCGGCAACCCGCTCGCGGAGCCCGGCGTCATCGGGATCTCGGCGGGCGCGGCGGTCGGCGCGGTCGCTTCGATCGCGCTCGGCCTGAGCTTCTTCGGCAACTGGACCATCACCGTCTGCGCGTTCGTCGCGGGCCTGGCCACCGTGCTGCTCGTCTATGCGCTCTCCCGGTCGGGCGGCCGGACCGAGGTGGTGACGCTGATCCTCACCGGCATCGCCGTCAACGCCTTCGCGGGCGCGCTGATCGGGCTGTTCCTCTTCTTCGCGGACAACGCGCAGATCACCCAGATCACCTTCTGGCAGCTCGGTTCGCTCGCCCAGGCCACCTGGCCCAAGGTGCTCGCCGTCCTCCCGTGCGCGCTCGCCGGGCTCCTCGTCGCCCCGGTCCACGCCCGCAAGCTGGATCTGCTGGCCCTCGGGGAGCGACCCGCCCGCCACCTGGGCGTGGACGTGGAGCGACTGCGGATCGTGCTGGTGCTGGTGGTGGCGCTGCTGACGGCCGCCGCGGTCGCCGTCGCCGGGATCATCTCGTTCGTGGGGCTGCTGGTCCCGCACCTGCTGCGGATGGCGAACGGTCCCGGTCACCGCTTCCTCGTACCGGGCAGCGCGCTCGGCGGGGCACTGGTCCTGGTGGCGGGCGACCTCGCGGCCCGTACGGTGGCCGCCCCCGCCGAACTGCCGCTCGGGGTGCTCACCGCGCTCTTCGGCAGTCCGTTCTTCTTCTGGCTGCTGCGCAGGACCCGTCGTAGGCAAGGTGGTTGGGCATGA
- a CDS encoding heme ABC transporter ATP-binding protein: MRTLRDLFAVRPRRLPSPVAVGAPAVEAVELSVRLGGRQVLDSVELTAHAGEVVALVGPNGAGKSTLLAALAADLPAGAGEVRIDGRSATGWSAPELALRRSVLPQSAALSFPFPVEDVVRMGRAPWAGTEREDEDDAAVAAAMAATDVTRFAGRPFSGLSGGEKARVALARVLAQRAPLMLLDEPTAALDLRHQELVLRVCRERAAAGDAVVVVLHDLGLAAAYADRAAVLHQGRIAELGPPEAVFGDELLGEVYRHPVEVFPHPRTGRPLIVPVRQA; this comes from the coding sequence ATGAGGACGCTGCGAGACCTGTTCGCCGTACGCCCCCGGCGGCTGCCCTCGCCCGTCGCCGTCGGCGCCCCCGCCGTGGAGGCCGTCGAGCTGTCGGTGCGGCTGGGCGGGCGGCAGGTGCTGGACTCCGTGGAGCTGACCGCGCACGCGGGCGAGGTGGTCGCCCTGGTCGGCCCGAACGGCGCGGGCAAGTCGACTCTGCTGGCCGCGCTGGCCGCCGATCTGCCCGCCGGGGCCGGTGAGGTGCGGATCGACGGCCGCTCGGCCACCGGCTGGTCCGCGCCCGAACTGGCGCTGCGTCGCTCGGTGCTGCCGCAGTCCGCCGCGCTGTCCTTCCCGTTCCCGGTGGAGGACGTCGTACGGATGGGGCGCGCGCCCTGGGCCGGTACGGAGCGGGAGGACGAGGACGACGCGGCGGTGGCGGCGGCGATGGCGGCCACCGACGTGACCCGGTTCGCCGGGCGGCCGTTCTCGGGGTTGTCGGGCGGAGAGAAGGCGCGGGTGGCGCTGGCGCGGGTGCTGGCGCAGCGGGCTCCGCTGATGCTGCTCGACGAGCCGACCGCCGCCCTGGACCTGCGCCACCAGGAGCTGGTGCTGCGGGTCTGCCGGGAGCGGGCCGCCGCCGGGGACGCGGTGGTGGTCGTCCTGCACGACCTGGGGCTCGCCGCGGCGTACGCGGACCGGGCCGCCGTGCTGCACCAGGGGCGGATCGCGGAACTGGGCCCGCCGGAGGCAGTGTTCGGCGACGAGCTGCTCGGCGAGGTCTACCGGCATCCGGTGGAGGTCTTCCCTCATCCGCGTACCGGCAGGCCGTTGATCGTGCCGGTACGGCAGGCCTGA
- a CDS encoding bifunctional DNA primase/polymerase, whose translation MGADSGRFRGTESRISQWLRRRPKPSGAETDETARVALLLAVADAGMPIAPAAHPLGYRCSCERIGCPTPARHPVSFAWQTQSTTDRAQIERWAAGQPLANFITATGMVHDVLDVPLTAGREALERLLDAGVHVGPVAQSGEDRMLFFTATRGTPEDEDEWWPCELDCHPETMDAHPGLRWHCRGSYVLLPPARLPGELDVRWVRGPEHELPDPLTLLETLTDACARYAGSAEQSELDHDAVAWPLSR comes from the coding sequence ATGGGCGCCGATTCCGGTCGTTTCCGCGGCACAGAGAGCAGGATCTCCCAGTGGCTGCGGCGACGCCCCAAACCGTCAGGGGCCGAGACCGACGAGACGGCCAGAGTCGCGCTGCTCCTGGCGGTCGCCGACGCGGGCATGCCCATCGCCCCCGCCGCCCACCCCCTCGGATACCGATGTTCGTGCGAGCGCATCGGCTGTCCCACCCCCGCCCGGCACCCCGTCTCCTTCGCCTGGCAGACGCAGTCGACCACCGACCGCGCCCAGATCGAGCGCTGGGCCGCCGGCCAGCCGCTGGCCAACTTCATCACCGCGACCGGCATGGTCCACGACGTGCTGGACGTCCCGCTCACCGCCGGCCGGGAGGCCCTGGAGCGCCTTCTCGACGCGGGCGTCCACGTCGGCCCGGTCGCCCAGTCCGGCGAGGACCGGATGCTGTTCTTCACCGCCACCCGCGGCACCCCCGAGGACGAGGACGAGTGGTGGCCCTGCGAGCTGGACTGCCACCCCGAGACCATGGACGCCCATCCGGGCCTGCGCTGGCACTGCCGGGGCAGCTACGTCCTGTTGCCGCCGGCCCGGCTCCCCGGCGAGCTGGACGTGCGCTGGGTACGCGGCCCGGAGCATGAACTGCCCGACCCGCTGACCCTGCTGGAGACGCTCACCGACGCCTGCGCGCGGTACGCGGGCAGCGCCGAGCAGAGCGAACTGGACCACGACGCGGTGGCCTGGCCGCTGAGCCGGTAG